CTCATCCCGCAAGGGCACGTCGAGCCCGCGTTCGGATTGTCGAATACGAACCCGCGGCGCACCACCTCATCCCGAAAACCCACCGTCGTCCCCGCCAGGTATAAACGGCTGAGCGGATCGCACACGATCCCGATCCCGTGCGACTCGAACTCGCAGTCCTCCGCCGCCGGAACCGCCGCCGTCACGTCCACCACGTATGTAAAACCGCCGCAGCCGCCCGCACGCACCGCCAGACGCAGATACGTCTGACCTTTCATCGCCTGCTCCACCGCGATCCGGCGAACCTCCCTCGCCGCCTCCGCCGTCAGTACGATCGGCCGTTCCCCATCCATAGCCATCCGTCTCCTCGCTCAAACAAAAAAGCAGGGAAGATCGCCTCCCTGCCCGGACAACCCGCCGATAGCCGCCCGACTCACTTGGTCCTGCGATACTTCTCCTGCCACGCCTCCGAATAGCTCACCCCGCAGTTGGGGCACCGGTCGTCGAACGTCTCGCCGGCCATCGGGTCCATGTCGAAAATAAACACCTCCTCGCACCGGGGACACTTCACCGCCTGCGTCAACTCCTGCTCCCCGCAGTACGGGCAATCCAGCTTCATCGGGCCCATCATCGGACCCATCTGCTGC
This Phycisphaerae bacterium DNA region includes the following protein-coding sequences:
- a CDS encoding iron-sulfur cluster assembly accessory protein, producing MDGERPIVLTAEAAREVRRIAVEQAMKGQTYLRLAVRAGGCGGFTYVVDVTAAVPAAEDCEFESHGIGIVCDPLSRLYLAGTTVGFRDEVVRRGFVFDNPNAGSTCPCGMSFGL